From Acinetobacter suaedae, one genomic window encodes:
- a CDS encoding outer membrane protein OmpK, which produces MQLKQLAATCLLVSTAAFTQAKPIWQDFSLTGLYGENYEVVDEKQTTLTVEYAAKVKYADVFFFMDRMRGSDDHKSTYFELSPRFSLGEISGQKLAFGPVTDILISTTWESNSADGSNFDNFLYGVGFDLKIPYFQYANINFYRANNEKTADDYQLTFVYALPFKLSTEEFLVDGFLDWSTAEKDHASELNWTTQYKWNVGKHISPETRLYLGVEHSVWNNKFGIKGSDENNVSALIKYHF; this is translated from the coding sequence ATGCAATTGAAACAACTTGCGGCAACATGTTTATTGGTATCTACAGCAGCTTTTACTCAAGCAAAACCGATTTGGCAAGATTTTAGCCTCACTGGTTTATACGGCGAAAACTATGAAGTTGTTGATGAAAAGCAAACAACTTTAACGGTTGAATACGCAGCAAAAGTAAAATATGCCGATGTATTTTTCTTTATGGATCGTATGCGTGGTAGTGACGACCACAAAAGCACTTATTTCGAGCTTTCACCACGTTTCAGCCTAGGTGAAATTTCTGGTCAAAAATTAGCTTTCGGTCCAGTAACCGATATTTTGATTTCAACGACTTGGGAATCAAACAGCGCAGATGGCAGTAATTTTGATAATTTCTTATATGGCGTAGGCTTTGATCTTAAAATTCCATATTTCCAATATGCAAATATCAATTTCTACCGTGCAAACAATGAGAAAACAGCTGATGACTACCAGCTTACTTTTGTCTATGCATTGCCATTTAAACTCTCAACTGAAGAGTTCTTAGTCGATGGCTTCCTTGACTGGTCAACAGCTGAAAAAGATCACGCCAGTGAACTCAACTGGACTACACAGTACAAATGGAATGTGGGTAAACACATTTCGCCTGAAACACGCTTATATTTAGGTGTCGAGCATTCAGTGTGGAACAATAAATTTGGTATCAAAGGCAGCGACGAAAACAACGTTAGCGCTTTGATCAAATATCATTTCTAA
- the urtA gene encoding urea ABC transporter substrate-binding protein: MQNKMMPMSVLMAAMMGVGLVGCSKPAEKTEQSTTEAKAAPASGETIKVGILHSLSGTMAISETSLKDTALMTINEINANGGVLGKKLEPVVVDPASDWPLFAERARQLITQDKVAVIFGSWTSVSRKSVLPVVEELNGLMFYPVQYEGQEQSKNIFYTGAAPNQQAIPAVEYLMSDEGGKAERFVLLGTDYVYPRTTNKILRAFLKSKGIADADIMEEYTPFGHSNYQTIVANIKKFSAGKKTAVISTINGDSNVPFYRELGNQGIKAADIPVMAFSVGEEELRGIDAKPLVGHLAAWNYFMSVKNPKNTEFVNKFKQFAVEYKLPNADKVVTNDPMEATYVGINMWKQAVEKAGTTDVDKVREAMAGQTFAAPSGYTLKMDESNHHLHKPVMIGQIRADGQFDVVYKTPETIKAEPWSPYIPK, encoded by the coding sequence ATGCAAAATAAAATGATGCCAATGTCTGTACTGATGGCTGCCATGATGGGGGTGGGGCTTGTGGGGTGTTCAAAGCCAGCTGAGAAAACAGAACAGAGCACAACCGAAGCAAAAGCTGCACCAGCGAGCGGTGAAACCATTAAGGTCGGAATTTTACATTCACTTTCAGGAACGATGGCGATTTCTGAGACCTCACTGAAAGACACCGCCTTGATGACCATTAATGAGATCAATGCCAACGGTGGGGTTTTAGGTAAAAAATTAGAGCCTGTGGTGGTAGATCCTGCATCAGACTGGCCGTTATTTGCTGAGCGTGCACGTCAGCTGATTACTCAAGATAAAGTTGCCGTGATTTTCGGGAGTTGGACATCAGTATCGCGGAAATCAGTTCTCCCTGTCGTTGAAGAATTAAATGGTTTAATGTTCTACCCAGTGCAGTATGAAGGTCAGGAACAATCTAAGAATATTTTCTATACTGGCGCAGCGCCAAACCAGCAAGCGATTCCTGCGGTTGAATATTTAATGAGTGATGAAGGGGGCAAGGCTGAACGTTTTGTCTTACTTGGCACAGACTATGTTTATCCACGAACCACCAATAAAATTTTACGTGCTTTCTTGAAGTCTAAAGGCATTGCCGATGCGGACATTATGGAAGAGTACACACCATTTGGTCATAGTAATTATCAGACTATCGTTGCCAATATTAAAAAGTTTTCTGCAGGTAAAAAAACCGCAGTGATTTCAACCATCAATGGCGATTCAAACGTACCATTTTATCGTGAACTGGGTAACCAAGGGATTAAAGCCGCTGATATTCCTGTCATGGCATTTTCAGTGGGTGAAGAAGAGCTACGTGGTATTGATGCCAAACCGTTGGTGGGGCATTTGGCAGCATGGAATTATTTCATGTCAGTCAAAAATCCAAAAAATACTGAGTTTGTCAATAAATTCAAGCAATTCGCAGTGGAATACAAACTTCCAAATGCCGATAAAGTTGTGACTAACGATCCGATGGAAGCAACCTATGTTGGGATCAATATGTGGAAGCAAGCGGTTGAAAAAGCGGGGACTACGGATGTCGATAAAGTCCGTGAAGCAATGGCTGGGCAGACCTTTGCAGCACCTTCGGGTTATACCTTAAAAATGGACGAAAGCAATCATCATTTACATAAACCTGTGATGATCGGGCAAATTCGTGCAGATGGGCAATTTGACGTGGTTTATAAAACACCAGAAACCATCAAGGCAGAGCCTTGGAGTCCTTATATTCCAAAATAA
- the urtB gene encoding urea ABC transporter permease subunit UrtB: protein MAKHYVLALLCVMTQFFCSLAWAEQDPLATTPSVETAVVTQDAIQTFVKGDFATRRAMLNQWPASIEQLDQLVAYIDQNELYTDHAGQTYILQNDEVLLSYPAKQVLEDWPADLSQVTLVNTLRKALNFGQAKVKLNSEDASQRLAAVDILENNLAEIDVAMVKQLYLNESNNKVKARLAQLKARLEFNDADVFGKIAAVNVLAESNRPDVLAMIEQTLEQPIANQELQTALLDAKSKIKTRIQASEWSGHVFSGLSTASILLLAALGLAITYGLLGVINMAHGELIMIGAYTTYVVQSFFKTHFVGLVDWYLLAAIPAAFLVSALIGMLIERTVIRPLYGRQLETLLATFGVSLILMQLVRMVFGAQNVEVSNVSWLSGGIALTPSLMLPYNRIAIIAFTIAVLLLLVFLLNKTRFGLFVRAVTQNRQMARAVGIRSARIDMMAFGLGSGLAGLAGCALAQVGNVGPDLGQNYIIDAFLVVVVGGVGQVWGAVLAALGLGISGTVLEIGMGAVLAKIILLVLVILFIQKRPQGLFAIKGRFVE, encoded by the coding sequence ATGGCAAAACATTATGTTTTAGCATTGCTCTGCGTGATGACACAGTTTTTTTGTAGTCTTGCATGGGCAGAGCAAGATCCTTTAGCAACCACGCCTTCTGTTGAAACTGCTGTGGTTACCCAAGATGCAATTCAAACCTTCGTTAAAGGTGATTTTGCAACACGTCGTGCCATGCTGAATCAGTGGCCAGCCAGTATTGAACAGCTAGACCAGCTTGTTGCGTATATTGACCAAAATGAGTTGTATACCGATCATGCAGGACAGACTTACATTTTACAAAATGATGAGGTCTTACTCAGTTATCCTGCCAAACAGGTATTGGAAGATTGGCCTGCCGATTTATCTCAAGTTACTTTGGTCAATACCTTACGCAAAGCGCTTAATTTCGGGCAAGCCAAAGTGAAACTCAATTCAGAAGATGCATCACAGCGTTTGGCAGCCGTTGATATTTTGGAAAACAACTTGGCTGAAATTGATGTCGCAATGGTCAAGCAACTCTATCTCAACGAGAGCAACAACAAAGTCAAAGCACGTTTAGCACAACTTAAAGCACGTTTAGAGTTTAATGATGCGGATGTATTTGGAAAAATTGCGGCGGTCAATGTTCTCGCTGAATCGAATCGTCCTGATGTATTGGCAATGATTGAGCAAACCTTAGAGCAGCCGATTGCCAACCAAGAATTACAAACGGCTTTGTTGGATGCCAAGAGTAAAATTAAAACCAGAATACAAGCCAGTGAATGGTCTGGACATGTGTTTTCAGGTTTAAGCACCGCCAGTATTTTATTGCTTGCAGCACTTGGTCTCGCTATTACCTACGGGTTGCTGGGTGTCATTAATATGGCACATGGCGAATTGATCATGATTGGTGCATATACCACTTACGTTGTACAAAGCTTTTTCAAAACCCATTTTGTTGGTTTAGTCGATTGGTATTTACTGGCTGCGATTCCTGCTGCATTCCTTGTGAGTGCGCTGATCGGCATGCTGATTGAACGTACGGTGATCCGTCCTTTATATGGTCGTCAACTTGAGACCTTATTGGCGACTTTTGGTGTCAGTCTGATTTTGATGCAATTGGTACGTATGGTTTTTGGTGCACAAAATGTCGAAGTTTCGAATGTGTCATGGCTCAGTGGTGGTATTGCACTTACGCCGAGTTTAATGTTGCCTTATAACCGCATTGCGATTATTGCATTCACCATTGCAGTTTTACTGTTGTTGGTGTTCTTACTCAATAAAACCCGTTTCGGATTATTCGTTCGTGCCGTCACACAAAACCGTCAGATGGCGCGTGCGGTGGGGATTCGTTCAGCGCGTATCGATATGATGGCTTTTGGTCTCGGTTCTGGTTTGGCTGGCTTAGCGGGTTGTGCGCTGGCACAAGTGGGAAATGTGGGACCTGATCTTGGACAGAACTATATTATCGATGCTTTCCTCGTGGTGGTCGTCGGTGGTGTGGGGCAAGTGTGGGGCGCAGTTTTGGCAGCACTTGGTTTAGGGATCAGTGGCACGGTGTTGGAAATCGGCATGGGTGCTGTATTGGCAAAAATTATTCTACTGGTACTTGTGATTTTGTTTATCCAAAAACGTCCACAAGGTTTGTTTGCCATCAAAGGCCGTTTTGTGGAGTAA
- a CDS encoding YqiA/YcfP family alpha/beta fold hydrolase: MQIIYLHGFRSSPMSKKGQQLHQYCANHRHIHVHLPDLNLAPQRVMHELSKLIESLPCDQVVLVGSSLGGFYATYLVARYACPAVLINPAMRPWQLFQDLFGIEQIPLKVTDSWTLDIDQLQQLQSIAETRLVHADKILVLLQQGDEVLDYRQAQGYYSAVHPSSLILTDANGNHAMDDFEEKLPLVLEFLSAALQKGSQTK; encoded by the coding sequence ATGCAAATTATCTATTTACATGGTTTTAGAAGTAGCCCGATGTCAAAAAAAGGGCAGCAATTGCATCAATATTGTGCAAATCATCGTCATATTCACGTGCATTTGCCTGATCTAAATCTGGCCCCACAACGTGTCATGCATGAACTCTCTAAGTTGATTGAGAGTTTACCATGTGATCAAGTGGTCTTGGTCGGAAGTAGCTTAGGTGGATTTTACGCGACCTATCTTGTCGCACGCTATGCATGCCCCGCTGTTTTGATTAATCCAGCTATGCGACCATGGCAACTGTTTCAAGATTTATTTGGGATTGAACAGATTCCACTCAAAGTGACGGATTCATGGACACTTGATATAGATCAATTGCAGCAATTACAATCGATTGCTGAGACTCGCTTAGTCCATGCTGATAAAATTCTGGTGTTGTTGCAACAAGGTGATGAAGTCTTGGATTATCGTCAAGCACAAGGCTATTATAGTGCAGTGCATCCATCATCATTGATTTTAACCGACGCTAATGGTAATCATGCAATGGATGATTTTGAAGAAAAATTACCTTTAGTACTCGAATTTTTATCGGCAGCCCTGCAAAAAGGAAGTCAGACCAAGTGA
- the parE gene encoding DNA topoisomerase IV subunit B, with translation MTQYTAQSLEVLSGLDPVRRRPGMYTDTSRPNHLAQEVIDNAVDEALAGHANQVTVTVYEDGSLSVEDNGRGMPVDIHPEYGQSGIEIILTKLHAGGKFSTDNYQFSGGLHGVGISVVNALSTRVEVAVQRQGNLYQMAFEQGEPVAPLSVLEGKVAKRATGTTVRFWPEAKYFDSPKFALKALKHNLKAKAVLAAGLKIIYDDKINNEKIEWQFENGLVDYLMDELEDREILPAPAFVSSGQAERAACEFAICWNAEGGEQIQESYVNLIPTAQGGTHVNGLRSGVTEALREFCELRNLLPRNMKLSAEDVWDGVNFILSLKFQEPQFSGQTKERLSSREASNIVLNIAKDAFALWLNQHAEIATQLAEMAIAKAGRRLKAAKKVERKKIVAGPALPGKLADCVGLTREDSELFIVEGDSAGGSAKQARDKNFQAIMPIRGKILNTWEVSSDEVLASQEVHDIAIAIGVDPGSDDLSELRYGKICILADADSDGLHIATLLCALFVKHFPTLVEEGHLYVAMPPLYRIDIGKDVHYALDDDELEAILKNIKGNKNPQITRFKGLGEMNASQLRETTMDPDTRRLVQLDLDDAHLTAGLLDKLLAKKRAADRKHWLEQKGNLADIAV, from the coding sequence GTGACACAATACACGGCACAATCCCTTGAAGTTCTTTCTGGTTTAGATCCTGTTCGTCGTCGTCCCGGGATGTATACTGATACCTCACGTCCAAATCACTTGGCGCAAGAGGTGATTGATAATGCCGTCGATGAGGCACTTGCCGGTCATGCCAATCAAGTGACGGTTACGGTTTATGAAGATGGTTCATTATCTGTAGAAGACAATGGTCGAGGAATGCCAGTTGATATTCACCCAGAATATGGACAAAGTGGTATCGAAATTATTCTGACCAAGCTCCATGCAGGCGGCAAGTTCAGTACAGATAACTATCAGTTTTCGGGTGGTTTGCATGGCGTTGGTATCTCTGTGGTCAATGCGTTATCTACACGGGTTGAAGTTGCTGTACAACGCCAAGGTAACTTGTACCAGATGGCATTTGAGCAAGGTGAACCTGTCGCACCATTATCTGTTTTAGAAGGCAAAGTGGCGAAACGTGCGACAGGGACAACGGTACGTTTCTGGCCAGAAGCAAAATATTTTGATAGTCCAAAGTTCGCATTAAAAGCACTGAAACATAACCTTAAAGCCAAAGCGGTTTTAGCGGCAGGCTTAAAAATTATTTATGACGATAAAATCAATAATGAAAAGATTGAATGGCAGTTTGAAAATGGTCTAGTTGACTATTTGATGGATGAACTCGAAGACCGTGAGATTCTGCCAGCGCCCGCTTTTGTGAGTAGCGGACAAGCGGAACGTGCTGCTTGTGAGTTTGCGATTTGCTGGAATGCTGAGGGTGGTGAACAGATTCAAGAAAGTTATGTCAACTTGATTCCAACTGCACAAGGTGGTACCCATGTCAATGGATTACGATCTGGTGTGACAGAAGCGTTGCGCGAGTTCTGTGAATTACGTAATTTATTACCGCGCAATATGAAGCTTTCAGCCGAAGACGTGTGGGATGGGGTAAATTTCATTCTGTCTTTGAAATTCCAAGAGCCTCAATTCTCAGGGCAGACCAAAGAACGCCTATCTAGTCGTGAAGCTTCGAATATTGTTCTCAATATTGCCAAAGATGCATTTGCATTATGGTTAAACCAACATGCCGAGATTGCGACTCAATTAGCTGAGATGGCAATCGCCAAAGCGGGGCGCCGTTTAAAAGCAGCTAAGAAAGTTGAACGTAAGAAGATTGTAGCTGGGCCTGCATTACCTGGAAAATTAGCAGACTGTGTGGGCTTAACCCGTGAAGATAGTGAACTCTTTATCGTCGAAGGGGACTCTGCTGGTGGTAGTGCTAAACAAGCACGAGATAAGAATTTCCAAGCGATTATGCCGATCCGTGGCAAAATCTTAAATACTTGGGAAGTATCTTCGGATGAGGTATTAGCATCTCAGGAAGTACATGATATTGCGATTGCGATCGGGGTTGATCCTGGCAGTGATGATCTATCAGAACTGCGCTACGGAAAAATTTGTATCCTTGCTGATGCGGATTCGGATGGACTGCACATTGCAACATTATTGTGCGCTTTGTTTGTGAAGCATTTCCCGACATTGGTGGAAGAAGGTCATTTATATGTTGCCATGCCGCCATTATATCGAATTGATATCGGAAAAGATGTGCACTACGCATTGGATGATGATGAGCTAGAAGCGATTCTAAAAAATATTAAAGGGAATAAAAATCCACAAATCACTCGATTTAAAGGATTGGGTGAGATGAACGCCAGCCAACTACGTGAAACCACGATGGATCCAGATACACGTCGTCTAGTGCAGTTGGACTTGGATGATGCACATTTAACCGCTGGTTTACTGGATAAGTTACTTGCGAAAAAGCGAGCGGCTGATCGTAAACATTGGTTAGAGCAAAAAGGCAATTTGGCCGATATTGCGGTTTAG
- a CDS encoding GNAT family N-acetyltransferase, translating to MPISTQFMPHIFNKYYKIRLATIHDLEQILAIYNHEILTGTANWNDQAVSLTDYQQRFQDLQQQQFPMIVVEDQQLDRIAGYAYYSAFRSISGYRHSVEHSVFIDPSYARQGLGRALMQQLIHLATQQHMHMMVAAIDSENRGSIVLHEQLGFIQTGYMPQIGQKFGQWRDLVLMQLQLNTP from the coding sequence ATGCCTATTTCTACTCAATTTATGCCTCACATATTCAATAAGTATTACAAGATTCGCTTGGCAACAATTCATGACCTTGAGCAGATTTTAGCTATCTATAATCATGAGATCCTCACGGGCACAGCCAACTGGAATGATCAAGCCGTTTCCCTGACAGACTATCAGCAACGCTTCCAAGATTTACAACAGCAGCAATTTCCGATGATTGTAGTTGAGGATCAACAACTAGATCGTATCGCAGGATATGCCTATTATTCAGCATTTCGCTCGATTAGTGGTTATCGGCATAGCGTTGAACATTCAGTGTTTATTGACCCAAGTTATGCACGCCAAGGGCTTGGTAGAGCCTTGATGCAACAACTGATTCATCTTGCGACTCAACAGCATATGCATATGATGGTGGCTGCCATAGATAGTGAAAATCGGGGTTCAATCGTGCTCCACGAGCAACTTGGATTCATTCAAACTGGCTATATGCCTCAGATCGGACAAAAATTTGGACAATGGCGTGATTTAGTCCTGATGCAACTACAATTAAATACGCCATAA
- a CDS encoding PGAP1-like alpha/beta domain-containing protein, with amino-acid sequence MPSLTPLHETYCKWDSTPPSQADVLEGLAQLVSTSLSGVHELVQLVQTEVLRTTLGLSAQKARKLQKHPQLQRFYQFSYVAIQKYGVSFLAPNLRRVIAKFPVLHDKPLSPSLHFVVGALNGIFGDFFLKQHNPMALPMVLYDHYGSLQQGELTGRVVILTHGLCMNHLTWSNHRYGGIGERLLAQRDNNTMLYLNYNTGRRISANGRSFANVLEDLVQRNPRITSIDLIGHSMGGLVSRSALFYGKQNLCQWVHMVENLVCIGSPHHGAVLERFGFILQDKLGAFPFISLIGQLVNIRSNGILDLRHGSVRDDDWEHNDARIGFEDDNRKPAPLPSHINTFLIAGTLEFEKLRTKALTVIGDYLVSVKSALGEHPNPRFQLKLPDTHKAVFYGLNHFEIQYHSSVAEQITRWLYPDVSDKVEAGVQTHLINIPNNHSFEDLEGIVET; translated from the coding sequence ATGCCAAGTTTAACACCTCTACATGAAACCTACTGTAAATGGGACAGTACCCCTCCCAGTCAGGCGGATGTTTTGGAAGGTTTGGCACAACTCGTAAGCACCAGCTTAAGCGGGGTGCACGAATTAGTGCAATTGGTACAAACAGAGGTGTTACGGACAACCCTCGGTTTAAGTGCTCAAAAAGCCAGAAAATTACAAAAGCACCCACAATTACAGAGATTTTACCAATTCTCCTATGTCGCGATTCAAAAATACGGCGTTAGCTTCCTTGCACCAAACTTGCGCAGAGTCATTGCTAAATTTCCAGTATTACATGACAAGCCGTTGAGTCCTTCTTTACACTTTGTAGTCGGCGCACTCAATGGAATCTTTGGTGATTTTTTCTTAAAACAGCATAACCCGATGGCACTCCCTATGGTGCTGTATGATCACTATGGTTCATTACAACAAGGTGAACTCACAGGTCGTGTAGTCATTTTGACACATGGTCTTTGTATGAACCATTTAACTTGGTCGAATCATCGCTATGGTGGCATTGGTGAACGCTTGCTTGCGCAACGTGATAACAACACCATGCTGTATCTCAACTACAATACAGGGCGTCGTATTTCAGCCAATGGTCGTAGCTTTGCCAATGTGCTAGAAGATTTAGTTCAACGTAATCCACGCATCACCAGTATCGATTTGATTGGGCATAGTATGGGAGGATTAGTCTCTCGTAGTGCTCTGTTCTATGGTAAGCAGAACCTATGCCAATGGGTTCACATGGTTGAAAATTTGGTCTGCATTGGCTCACCGCATCATGGTGCAGTACTTGAACGTTTTGGTTTCATTCTGCAAGATAAACTCGGCGCATTTCCATTTATTAGCCTTATCGGTCAATTGGTCAATATTCGCAGTAATGGGATTTTAGATTTACGTCATGGTAGCGTACGTGATGATGACTGGGAACATAATGATGCACGGATTGGTTTTGAAGATGACAATCGTAAACCAGCACCTTTACCATCACATATCAATACCTTCCTCATCGCAGGTACACTCGAGTTCGAAAAGCTTAGAACCAAAGCGCTCACCGTGATTGGTGACTATTTGGTAAGTGTTAAAAGTGCTTTAGGTGAACACCCAAATCCTCGCTTCCAACTTAAACTTCCTGATACACATAAAGCGGTTTTCTATGGTTTGAACCATTTTGAGATTCAATACCACTCCAGTGTCGCAGAACAAATTACGCGTTGGTTATATCCAGATGTCAGCGATAAAGTTGAAGCAGGTGTTCAAACACATCTCATTAATATTCCAAATAATCATAGCTTTGAAGATCTGGAAGGAATTGTTGAAACCTAA
- the urtE gene encoding urea ABC transporter ATP-binding subunit UrtE yields the protein MLEVKQINQFYGGSHILRDVSLSAPVGECSVVLGRNGVGKTTLLKCLMGILPIKSGQILLDGKDIAKMSPEQRVRAGLAYVPQGRDIFSTLTVEENILIGMAKFSGAKTRKVPSHLYDIFPILDEMKHRRGGDLSGGQQQQLAIARALASEPRVLILDEPTEGIQPSIIKDIGRVIRKLADQGEMAIVLVEQFYDFAEELADNYTVMARGQVIAQGQGTDMPEKGIRELVAI from the coding sequence ATGTTAGAAGTGAAACAAATTAATCAGTTTTATGGTGGCAGTCATATTCTGCGTGATGTGTCTTTATCTGCGCCTGTAGGGGAATGCAGTGTGGTTCTTGGGCGTAATGGCGTGGGTAAAACCACGTTATTAAAGTGTTTAATGGGGATTCTGCCGATTAAATCGGGACAAATTTTGTTAGATGGAAAAGATATTGCCAAGATGTCGCCTGAGCAACGAGTACGTGCGGGCTTGGCTTATGTGCCACAAGGACGAGATATATTTTCGACTTTGACCGTTGAAGAAAATATTTTAATCGGAATGGCGAAATTTTCAGGGGCTAAAACACGAAAAGTACCGAGTCACCTCTATGATATTTTTCCTATTTTAGATGAAATGAAACATCGCCGTGGTGGTGATTTGTCTGGTGGTCAACAGCAACAGCTTGCGATTGCTCGAGCATTGGCCTCAGAACCACGCGTATTGATTTTGGATGAGCCGACGGAAGGGATTCAGCCGTCGATTATTAAAGATATTGGTCGAGTGATTCGTAAATTGGCAGATCAAGGTGAAATGGCGATTGTGTTGGTTGAGCAGTTTTATGATTTTGCTGAAGAACTTGCTGATAATTATACCGTGATGGCACGTGGCCAGGTGATTGCACAAGGACAAGGTACGGATATGCCTGAAAAGGGGATTCGGGAGTTGGTTGCGATTTAA
- the urtD gene encoding urea ABC transporter ATP-binding protein UrtD, producing the protein MSDLHNNSAQHGGQLGEGYGRAKTQGADFSHGIALYLEKVSVWFDSFRALNDLSLYIAEGELRCIIGPNGAGKTTLMDVITGKTRPTTGTAFFGQNYDLAKMSTEQIAEVGIGRKFQKPTVFENFTVMENLLLAAPRDKRVKKSLFSRLDPEAQLALDESLEQIRLKEFVQKPAGLLSHGQKQWLEIGMLLMQRPKLILLDEPVAGMTDAETERTAELCLELKKNHTLVVVEHDMSFIDTISEKVTVLAQGAILAEGTLVEVQANEDVIEKYLGR; encoded by the coding sequence ATGAGTGATTTACACAACAACTCAGCTCAACATGGTGGTCAACTGGGTGAGGGTTACGGACGCGCCAAAACACAAGGTGCAGATTTTAGTCATGGTATTGCCTTATATCTGGAAAAAGTCAGTGTTTGGTTTGATTCATTTCGTGCTTTAAATGATTTATCGCTGTATATCGCAGAGGGTGAGTTGCGTTGCATTATCGGGCCAAATGGTGCAGGTAAAACTACGTTGATGGATGTGATTACAGGCAAAACCCGTCCAACCACAGGCACAGCTTTTTTTGGGCAAAATTACGATCTTGCCAAAATGAGCACCGAGCAAATTGCTGAAGTGGGCATTGGACGGAAATTTCAAAAACCCACTGTCTTTGAAAATTTCACAGTGATGGAAAACTTATTGCTGGCTGCGCCACGAGATAAGCGAGTGAAAAAAAGCTTGTTTAGCCGACTTGATCCAGAAGCGCAGTTGGCACTAGATGAAAGTTTGGAGCAAATTCGTTTAAAGGAATTTGTACAAAAGCCCGCAGGGTTATTGTCCCATGGTCAGAAGCAATGGTTAGAAATCGGTATGTTATTGATGCAGCGACCGAAACTGATTTTATTGGATGAGCCTGTGGCGGGGATGACGGATGCAGAAACTGAACGAACAGCCGAACTATGTTTAGAACTTAAAAAGAATCACACCTTAGTTGTGGTTGAACATGATATGAGCTTTATTGACACCATCAGTGAGAAAGTTACGGTCTTAGCGCAAGGTGCAATCTTAGCAGAGGGCACATTGGTAGAGGTACAAGCCAATGAAGATGTGATTGAAAAATATTTAGGACGCTAG
- the urtC gene encoding urea ABC transporter permease subunit UrtC has translation MKMTTMFSDQPYSAVAIGLCFGVLLLLPWLHLLPPDSAFYLSAYWVTLIGKIMCLALVALALDLVWGYAGILSLGHGLYFALGGYAFGMYLMRQSAGDGLPDFMRFLSWTELPWYWTGTEHILWAMALVILVPGIVAFIFGFFAFRSKIKGVYFSIITQAMVFAAALLFFRNETGFGGNNGFTGFKTLLGFDITSAPMRATLCFVTALVLMLCFIGLRQLMNRPYGRVLGAIRDSENRLQYLGYRTLWYKLSAWVLSAVIAGIAGALYVPQVGIINPSEMNPVNSIEMAVWVAAGGRGTLIGPILGAGLINAAKTYFTVAAPEAWLLILGALFIVVTLFLPKGVIGLFDRFKKERN, from the coding sequence ATGAAAATGACAACAATGTTTTCAGATCAGCCATACAGTGCGGTTGCAATCGGTCTGTGTTTCGGGGTGTTGCTACTTTTACCATGGCTGCACCTGCTCCCTCCGGATTCAGCATTTTACTTATCCGCGTATTGGGTCACCTTGATTGGCAAAATTATGTGCCTTGCTTTAGTGGCATTGGCATTGGATTTGGTGTGGGGCTATGCCGGTATTTTGAGTTTAGGGCATGGTTTGTACTTTGCGCTGGGTGGTTATGCTTTTGGCATGTATCTGATGCGCCAATCCGCAGGCGATGGCTTACCTGATTTTATGCGGTTTCTCAGTTGGACTGAATTGCCGTGGTATTGGACAGGAACAGAACATATTCTCTGGGCAATGGCACTGGTGATTTTAGTCCCTGGAATTGTGGCCTTTATTTTTGGTTTCTTTGCATTTCGCTCGAAAATCAAAGGGGTGTATTTCTCGATTATCACGCAGGCAATGGTGTTTGCCGCAGCACTCTTGTTCTTCCGTAACGAAACAGGCTTTGGTGGAAACAATGGTTTCACAGGTTTTAAAACCTTATTGGGTTTTGATATTACCTCTGCACCGATGCGTGCCACCTTATGTTTTGTAACTGCTTTGGTATTGATGCTGTGCTTTATTGGATTACGTCAATTGATGAACCGTCCTTATGGTCGTGTACTTGGTGCAATCCGTGACAGTGAAAACCGTTTGCAATATTTAGGTTATCGCACGCTGTGGTACAAACTATCAGCATGGGTGCTTTCGGCTGTGATCGCAGGGATTGCAGGTGCGCTCTATGTACCGCAAGTTGGCATCATCAATCCGAGTGAAATGAATCCTGTCAACTCGATCGAAATGGCCGTGTGGGTTGCTGCGGGTGGGCGTGGTACCTTGATTGGCCCAATTTTAGGTGCAGGCCTGATCAATGCCGCTAAAACCTATTTCACGGTAGCTGCACCTGAAGCATGGCTGCTGATCTTGGGCGCATTATTTATTGTGGTGACTTTATTCCTTCCTAAAGGTGTCATTGGTTTGTTTGACCGCTTTAAAAAGGAGCGTAATTAA